The Jannaschia sp. GRR-S6-38 genomic interval CTGCGCCTCATCGGCATCGACCCCTTCACCGCGCCGCAGGACGGCACGCTGCCCGACCTGACCGGCGCGGGGGACCTGACGGGGTTCCTGACCGGCGAGCTCATCTTCGCCAATCCCGACGCGATCGCCCGCCTGCCCGAGGGCGCGCCCCGCGCCGTCGCGCTGGAGGCGCTGGGCCCGGGCCTCGTGCTCGCCGATATCGCAACCGCGCAGACCATCCTCGGGACGCAGGGCATCGACCACCTCCTGATCCTCGGTGCGGCCGAGGGCGCCCCGCCGCTGACCGATCTCATCCCCGGGACCCGCATCGTCGCGCCCGAGGCGCAGGGCGACGTCGCGCGCCTGACCGACAGCTTCCACCTCAACCTGACGGCCTTCGGCCTGTTGGCCTTCGCCGTCGGCCTGTTCATCGTGCATTCCGCCATCGGCCTCGCCTTCGAGCAGCGCCGTCCGCTCTTCCGCACCCTGCGCGCGCTGGGCCTGCCCGCGCGGCGCCTGTCGATCCTGGTCGCGCTGGAGCTTCTGGTCTTCACGCTGGTCTCGGGCGCGCTGGGGATCCTCCTGGGCTACGCGGTCGCCGCGGCGCTCCTGCCCGGCGTGGCCGCGACGCTCTCGGGTCTCTACGGCGCGGGTGTCGCGGGGTCCCTGACGCTCTCGCCCGCGTGGTGGCTGTCGGGCTTCGCCATGGCGGGGGCGGGGCTGGTCATCGCCGGGGGGCAGAGCCTCTGGCAACTGGCCCGCCTGCCGGTCCTCGCCCCGGCCATGCCGCGCGCCTGGGCCCGCGCCCGCGCCGCGACCTTGAAGCGGCAGGCGGCGGGGGGCGCGGCGCTTCTGGTCGCCGCGGCGGGCATCGGCGCGCTGGGCAGCGGGCTCGTGGCGGGCTTTCTCTGCCTCGGCGCGCTCTTGCTGGGCGCCGCGCTTCTGCTGCCGCCGATCCTGGCCCTGGCGCTCGATGCCGGCGCGCGTCTGGCGACGCGGCCGGTGGCGCAATGGCTCTGGGCCGATGCGCGCCAGCAATTGCCGGGCCTGTCGCTCGCGCTGATGGCGCTGCTCCTGGCGCTGTCGGCCAATATCGGCGTGGGCACGATGGTCGGCAGCTTCCGGGCGACCTTCACAGGCTGGCTGGACCAGCGGCTGGCGGCGGAGCTCTACGTGACGGCCGCCGACGCCGAGGAGGCCGTGGCGATCCGCGAATGGCTGGACCCGCGCGCCGAGGCGATCCTGCCCATCGTCTCGGTCGAGACGACGCTGGCCGGTGCGCCGGGCGAGGTCTTCGGCGTCGCCGATCATCCGACATACCGCGAGAACTGGCCCATCCTCGACGGGCTGCCCGGCCTCTGGGACCGGCTGGCGGCGGGCGAGGGGGCGCTGGTCAACGAACAGCTCGCCCGGCGCGAGGGGCTCTGGTCCGGCGACCGCGTCGATCTGGGCGCGGCGGGCGCGCGCGAGATCCTCGGGGTCTATTCCGATTACGGCAACCCGCGCGGCCAGGCGATCCTGGGCCTGCCGGTCTTCGACGCGCTCTTTCCCGAGGCGCCGCGCCTGCGCTTCGCCGTGCGCGTCCCGCCGGCGGAGTTGCAGCCGCTGATGGACGAGCTCGCCGCGCGCTTCGACCTGCCGTCCGACCGGCTGGTCGATCAGGCCGGCGTGAAGGCCTTCTCGCTGCGCGTCTTCGAGCAGACCTTCGCGGTGACGGCGGCGCTCAACGTGCTGACGCTCGGCGTGGCGGGCTTCGCGCTCTGGGCGTCGCTCACGACGCTCGGGACGATGCGCCTGCCGCAGGTCGCGCCGGTCTGGGCGCTGGGCCTGACCCGCGGGCGGCTGGCGCGCGCCGACCTGATCCGGGCGCTGATCCTCGCCGCCTTCACCGCGGCGCTGGCGATCCCGGTGGGCATCGCGCTGGCCTGGGTCCTGCTGGCGGTGGTCAACGTGCAGGCCTTCGGCTGGCGCTTGCCGCTCTTGCCCGATCCGGCGGGCTGGGCGGCGCTCGCGCTCTGGGCGCTGGTGGCGGCAGGGCTGGCCGCGGCGCTGCCGGCCCTTCGCCTCTGGCGCATCCCGCCCGCCCGGCTGGTCCAGGTCTTCGCACATGAGCGCTAGGATCCTTCTTCTCGCACTCTGGCTGCCGGTCCAGGCCGCCGCGCAGGGCTTCGCCGGGCTGGGCCAGGGGGCGGAGGGCTTCGCCCTGCCCACGCCCGACCCGACCTTCAGCTTCCCCGCGGATCACGGCGCGCATCCCGACTACCGCATCGAATGGTGGTACCTGACCGCTTCGCTGGAAGGCGCGGACGGGCAGCGCTACGGCATGCAGTGGACGCTCTTCCGCTCCGCGCTCACCCCCGAGGGGCCGCAGGTCTGGATGGGCCATCTGGGCGTCACCACGCCCGAGGCGCATTATTCGGGCGAGCGGCTGGCCCGCGGCGGCATCGGCCAGGCCGGGGTCGAGGCCGATCCCTTCGCCGCCTGGATCGACGACTGGCGGCTGGAAGGTTCGTCGCTCGACCGGCTGCGCCTGACGGCTGCGGGCGAGGCGGCCGGCTACGCGCTGGATTTCACCGCCGAGGGGCCGCTGGTCTTCCACGGGCAGGACGGCTTTTCGGTCAAATCGCCGACGGGGCAGGCGAGCTACTACTACTCGCAGCCCTTCTACGAGGTTGAAGGGCAACTCGATCTGCCCTCCGGGCTCGTCGCGGTCACCGGCCGGGGCTGGCTCGACCGCGAATGGTCCTCGCAGCCCCTCGAGGGCGACCAGGAGGGCTGGGACTGGTTCTCGCTGCATCTCGAGGACGGCCACAAGCTGATGGCCTTCCGCCTGCGCGGCGGCTCGCCCTATGCCTATGCCTCCTGGATCGCGCCCGACGGGATGCTGACGCCTTACGGGCCGGACGCGATCGCGCTCGAGCCGCTGGAGACGGCGCAGGTCGCCGACCGCGAGATCCCCGTCCGCTGGCGCCTGCGCTTGGCCGCCGAAGGCG includes:
- a CDS encoding ABC transporter permease; protein product: MTRAGLQALASHWRRHPLQVLTLVVGLALATGLWTGVQAINAQARLSYDQAAATLGEQARPRLEGPLTLADFAAARRAGWPVTPVIEARFPRTTLRLIGIDPFTAPQDGTLPDLTGAGDLTGFLTGELIFANPDAIARLPEGAPRAVALEALGPGLVLADIATAQTILGTQGIDHLLILGAAEGAPPLTDLIPGTRIVAPEAQGDVARLTDSFHLNLTAFGLLAFAVGLFIVHSAIGLAFEQRRPLFRTLRALGLPARRLSILVALELLVFTLVSGALGILLGYAVAAALLPGVAATLSGLYGAGVAGSLTLSPAWWLSGFAMAGAGLVIAGGQSLWQLARLPVLAPAMPRAWARARAATLKRQAAGGAALLVAAAGIGALGSGLVAGFLCLGALLLGAALLLPPILALALDAGARLATRPVAQWLWADARQQLPGLSLALMALLLALSANIGVGTMVGSFRATFTGWLDQRLAAELYVTAADAEEAVAIREWLDPRAEAILPIVSVETTLAGAPGEVFGVADHPTYRENWPILDGLPGLWDRLAAGEGALVNEQLARREGLWSGDRVDLGAAGAREILGVYSDYGNPRGQAILGLPVFDALFPEAPRLRFAVRVPPAELQPLMDELAARFDLPSDRLVDQAGVKAFSLRVFEQTFAVTAALNVLTLGVAGFALWASLTTLGTMRLPQVAPVWALGLTRGRLARADLIRALILAAFTAALAIPVGIALAWVLLAVVNVQAFGWRLPLLPDPAGWAALALWALVAAGLAAALPALRLWRIPPARLVQVFAHER
- a CDS encoding lipocalin-like domain-containing protein produces the protein MSARILLLALWLPVQAAAQGFAGLGQGAEGFALPTPDPTFSFPADHGAHPDYRIEWWYLTASLEGADGQRYGMQWTLFRSALTPEGPQVWMGHLGVTTPEAHYSGERLARGGIGQAGVEADPFAAWIDDWRLEGSSLDRLRLTAAGEAAGYALDFTAEGPLVFHGQDGFSVKSPTGQASYYYSQPFYEVEGQLDLPSGLVAVTGRGWLDREWSSQPLEGDQEGWDWFSLHLEDGHKLMAFRLRGGSPYAYASWIAPDGMLTPYGPDAIALEPLETAQVADREIPVRWRLRLAAEGVDLEVAAVNPDSWQATLFPYWEGPVTATGSHAATGYLEMTGYE